TCAACAAAGAAACTCCAAGTGGAACTTTAACTATTGGAGCTGCTGAATCTTTATGTGTATTGAGACTGCCTGAAATACTTAAAGAATATAAAAGACTTTATCCGGAAGTCGAAGTTTCCTTAAAATTCGGAAGTTGCTCAGATTTCAGGTATTTTTTAACTGACAATATCATTGATGTGGCATTTTCTTTAGGGATAAAAATAGATTCAGATGAGTTTATATCAGAAGTTGAAATTCCTGAACCCATGCTTTTATTAGCTTATCCAGGACATCCACTTATAAATAAGAAAGCAATATTACCAGCGGATATTGAAAATGAACCTCTTATCTTAACAGAAACAGGTTGTAGTTATAGAGCTGCTTTAGAAAATATCCTAACTAACTGCAATGTGAAACCAAACGTAGCATTAGAAACTGGCAGTGTGCAAGCTATTAAACAATTTACAATGAGTGGCCTTGGCATAACACTCCTTCCAAAGGTTGCAGTTGAAGATGAAATAAATAGTGGAAAGCTTATTCCATTAAATTGGTCAGGTCCAGATTTCCAAATAATTTCTCAAGTTCTTTACCATAAGGATAAATGGATTTCTCCTGCCTTAAGCGAATTTCTTAAGTTATCAAAAAATTTTATGGAATCTTATTTTAAATAAAAACGATCAAGAAAATAGTAGATCAATTCAATTTCAAACTACTATCTTCTTGATTTATTTTGCTTCAATAATGTTTTCTTAACTAAACACTAGAAAATTTGAACCAAAACTTTACTCCAATCTCTGAGTTTTCTAAACCATAACTTAAACTATGAAGCTGTAAAATATTTTTAACTATAGCTAATCCAATACCTGTTCTTCTTTCACTTCTATCCCTTGAGCTATCAGCTCTATAAAAAGTATCCCATATTAAATTTATTTTATCTTTTGGAATATGCTGACCTTCATTTTCAATATTAAAAGTATTATTATTTAATATTATACTTATTGTTTTGTTTTCTTCCGTATGATATACAGCATTAGAAATCAGATTATTTACAACTCTCTCTATAAGCATATAGTCAGCACTTAAATTATATACTTTATCTGCCGAATAATTTATATGAATGTTCTTCTCATCAAATATCTTTTCATGCTTTTTTAAAATTTCTTCTATCAGCTTATTTATACAAAACTCTTCTATTTTTAGCTCATATGCTTTAGCTTCCATTTTAGATAAATCCAGCATTTCTAAAACTATCTTATCCATCTTATAGGTTTCATCTATTATTACATCTAAATACTTGTCCCTTTTATCTTCTGCTATCTTTTCTTTAAGACCTTCTCCATAAGTCCTTATAATTCCCAGAGGAGTTTTTAATTCATGAGCTATAGCACTTGTAAGTTCTCGTCTATTTTTCTCTATCATTTCCTGCTTTTCATATGTCTTGTATAAAGCCTTTGTTAAAATTATTGTCATAGCGAGAACCATTATAAATGAAACTAAATACAATGGTATAGCTTTTGGAATTATATCCTCCCATGGGTAATAGTCTGCCTTTAATCCCAAATAATAATTATGATTATTAATGTTTAAGTTATTAATATAATCGTAATTAACTTTCCAGAATGTTTTATTAATATTATTCCTAACATTAAGATGTCCATTCTCATCAACTAGAGCTTTTATTTCCGCTCCTTTTGGCTCTTTTAAATTGTTATATCTTTGAAAAATTTTCTTATATAAATCACTGCTATTTGCTGTATTATAAATATCACTATTATAATGAATCTCCCAATTAGGATTAAAATAATCACTTATATCTACTTTTTTTAATCCCTGTACTCCTTCTACATTAAAATTATATGTTTTAATTTTTTCTCCATTTTCTATCCCTTCATCTGCAGTTACTGGACCATCATTGCTTCCTTTATAAATCTCTAACACTTCTGGTATAATTTCAGTCCCATTAATATACCCCTGACCTTTAATAAAATATCCTTGAGAATTATTTGGGTTTTGATATTTGAATAATTCTATTTCTTCATCCTCTGAAAAATACTTATCTAAATCAATATATCTACTTACATAACAATGATCGCTCTTAGATTTTTCAATTTCTTCTCTTCCTATCCACAACAAATTTCTTGAATCAGCTATTATATTAAAATCTTCATTATATAAATCCGTTCTAGAAAACATCTCCTTACTAAAACCTGATGTAAAATGTGATACTTCTCCATTTATTATAGCTAGATTATTTATATCTTTATTTAAAGCATTTTCACTTTTTCCATCATTCCACCAAAGTCCATTTCTATTTTCTGATAATCTTTCATATTCAATATTATTTATATTATCAGATATTCTATCTTGCAAAACACTTTGCATATACGCAAATTTTGTATTATTTTCATCTACTTTCGATTTATAGTATATTCCAGTAAACACGATTGCAACAATAAAGTAAAACGTAAAAAACATAAGAGCTGTCTTTAAAAATATACTTTTAAATGCCTTTTTAGTTTTCATCCTTCCTCACCTCAAATTTATATCCAACTTTTATGATCGTATGTAAATGATGTGCACTTTCTCCCAATGCCCTTCTTAGCTTTTTAATATGTGTATCCAGTACTCTATCATTTCCATCAAAATCATATCCCCAAAACTTAATTAATAGCTGTTCCCTTTCTATAATCCTATTTTTATTCACAATGAAATAATAAAGTAAATCATATTCCATCTTAGGAAGCGAGATTTCTTCGTTATCTACATAAACTCTATGAGTTTTGCATTCCAAACAAATCTCATCTGCATAAAGCTTGTCCTCTAACATTATTCCTTTTGATCTTTTAATCAAAGAAATGCATTTAGCATACAATACCTTTAATGAGAATGGTTTAGTAATATAATCATCAGCTCCTAGTTTATAGCCATAAAGATTGTCATCTTCATCACTTTTTGCTGTGATAAAAATAATAGGTATATCACTGCTATTTAAAGAACCTTCCAACTTCTCTTTTCGAATTCTTTCACAAACTGAAAAACCATCTAGCTTAGGCATCATAATATCTAGTAACACTAAATCAAAACTCTCACTTTCCATTACTTCCAAAGCTTCAATTCCATCATTTGCACAAACCACCTCACATTCTTTTATTTCAAAATAGTCTTTGATTATCTCTTGCATCCTTTTTTCATCTTCCACCAATAGAATCTTATAAGCCAATTTGTTTCCCCCTTCCTCTTACATGATAATAGTGCTATGTGTATTTTTTCTGTCCTCTATAAAAAAATCACATTATTCATTTGAACAATGTGACTTTTGATTCTTTACAATTTAAAAATAAGGCAATTGTGCCTAATGTTTAATATTAAAAATTTTGTATCTTTCATAGATAATAACTAACATAGAACTATTATATTATCTATCTTAATTTGCTAATCAATTCTTTCATATCCTCTGGAAGTTCTGCTCTAAGTGCCAGTTCTTCTCCACTTCTTGGTGATTTGAAGTTTAAGCCATATGCATGTAATGCCTGCCTCTTAATTAAATCTCCTTCATTATCTCCATCTCCATATAACACATCCCCATATATAGAGTGTCCTAAATGGCCTAAATGAACTCTTATCTGATGAGTTCTTCCAGTTTCAAGCTTGCATTCCACTAAGCTTGCAGCTTTAAATTCTTCTACAACTTTATAGTGAGTTATGCTTCTTTGACCTCTTTCATCTATAACCCTGCGAGTCCCCATTTCAATTCCTTCTGGTTTATATATAGGGAGATCAATTGTCCCTTGCTTTTCTTTCATTATTCCATGGACTATTGCTAAATATCTTTTCTCCACTTTATTTTCAGTCATCTCTTTTGATAACATTCCATGAGAAAATTGATTTTTTGCAATAATTATAAGACCTGAAGTATTCATATCTAATCTAGAAACTAGTCGAACTATATAGTTTTGGCCACTTTCCATAAAATAATTAATAACTCCATTAGCAAGCGTTCCACTTTGATAGCTTTTTGTAGGATGAACCACCATAAAAGGCTTCTTATTAACCACCAATATATCTTCATCTTCATACACTATATCTATATCCATTTTTTCTGGAGCTATATCTTGACTTTCATCTTTTGCTAAATCAATTTTTATTATTTCTCCAGGATTTAGCACTCTATTCATCTTTACAACTTTATCATTAACAAATATCTTTTGATTAATAGATGCACTTCTAATTAATCTTGTAGATAATCCAAGTTCTGTTTTTAAATATTCTCTTATTTTAGTTCCTTGTTCTATTTTATCAACATGCTTTTCTAAAATACTCATTCAGCTTATCTGCTCCTTGCATAATTTTTACTTAATTATTTTTCTTTCCTAAAACTATAATCACATCGTAATCATTATATTCAGCCTTGTTTTCCTTCTTATCAACTTCATTAATGTTTAAAACTTGCTTTATTTCATTTACATTTTCGCTATCATTTGAAAGTACAACGCTTTTTTCACTTGCTTCGCCATTTCCAGTATCAACCTTTGTATATCCAGCATTCTTTAACTTTTCTGCCGCCTTAGCAGCTAAACCACTAGTTTTAGTTCCATTTATTATTTTTATCTTAATATCACTCTTTGATTCACTTGAAGTTAAATTCTTTAAAGATGATGGTACTTCTGATGATGCAAGTGATGATAATAAACTTTTATTTGCATTCTTATCAAAAATCAAATATGATTGTCCATTTAGAGTCTTTGGTGTTCCTGCAATTGTACTCATTATCACATTATCTTTTTTTAACCCCATAAATTTAGTACCATAGCTTAACACCTCAAAAGATGACATATTAGTTTCTACATTATTACCTATCGCTGACATTATGCCTGGCATTCTGAATATTATTAGAGGACTTGTACACTTACTAACAACGCTTGATATAAATTTATGCTGATTTTCTATTCTATCTAAATCACCATTGGCAAATCCACTTCCATCATTATTCTTTCTCCACCTAAAGAATTCTTCTGCTTTCTTTCCATCTAAATGAGCTGTTTCTCCTGCTTTAAAATTAATATGTAAATTTTGAGCTTCATCATCATAAATCATATTTCTATCAATTTCCATATCAACCCCTCCAATGGCATCAATAATTTCATCAAAGGCATTGTAATCAATTTTAACCATATAATTTATATTTACATTCAATATGTTTTCGACTTCTGATTTAATCTTTTGATACCCTCCAATTTCATAAGCCGCATTTATTTTAGCATTTTTGCCATTTACATTTATTAAAGTATCTCTTGGAATTGATACAATATGTAAGGTTTTATTTTGTGGATTATAATTAGCAACCATTATAGTATCTGTCCGCTTGTCTCCTTGATTATCAACCTGCTTTACGTTTCCTATATCTGTTCCTAAAATCAAAATATTTACTGGTTTATCTGATGCTGCCTTTGTACTGCTTGGCATTGATTTACTACCAATCTTCATTAGTGCATATGCACCTGACAGCATTGAGAATATAATAAATGTTATTATAAGTGATATTACTCCAAGAGCTATTTTTTCTTTTACTGACACAGAATCATTGTCTTTTCTAAATATATTTAAAAACCATAAAATTTTATTTTTACTTTTCTGTCTTCTCCTCATATTTTCACCTCTTGAAACACATTATGACTAACATAATATAGTATTTCACTCTATGCTTTGACATTGCTATTAAATAAGAAATAATTTCTTGCCTTTATAGTATTGTCATCTATTAATAGGTTACTTACTAACAAAACCTTTAAACTTCCATTTAATCCAGCATAAACGCCTTTATCTAAATCTTCAAAAGTAACTTTTCTAAGTTCTTCTACTCCTTCAAACTTCCTGCCTGGTTCAATCATATCTGCTATGTATATAATTTTAGTTAAGGTTGACATATTTTCTTTTCCTGTAGTATGCCATCTTATTGCATCTAAAATTTCTTCATCTTCAATTTTCAACTTATCTTTTGCTTCTATGTGAGCTATTATACTATGCCATAAGCTAGGATTATTCTCTTCTATTTTTGATAAAATAATTCCATTCTGTTCTATTATATTTTTCATTTTTTCTATAGATAAATTTTTTGCAACATCATGTGCAAGACCTGCAATTTCAGCTTTTTCTTCAGAAACGCCATTTAATTTTGCTAATTTTTTTGCTGTCTCTGCTACTCCTAAAGTATGAATATAACGTTTCTCCATTAAATTTTCCTTAAGATATATTTTCATTTCTTCTATAGATAACAAATGCCTCTCCTCCTATATCTAGTAATTTAATTAAATATATATTCCAATTATAAATGATTGGCGATTTCCTTCAGAAATCCTTAAGTCTTTAACATTTTTACAATATAAATATCTTAATAATTTCTTTCTCACTGTTATTTACGCCATTAAAATATTCTTATTTGGTATATAAACTATTTTCTGAAATAATATCCATTACCTTTTTAGGTACAAAAAAATCAATTCTCTTATTTTGACTTACTCTTTCTCTTATTTCTGTTGAAGATATTTCTAATTTATTAAGCTCCAAATAAATTATCTTTTTATTAAATTTATCTTCTATTATTTTTTTTCTATTTACTATTTCTGTTTGACTCATGCTTTCCCTTGAAAATACAACAAGAGTTGCCAATGAAAATATTTTTTCAACCTCTTTCCATTCCTCAATATTAAGCAGACAATCAGCTCCTGTTATAAAAAACAATTCACTTTCTTCATCTTCATTAATACTTTTTTTCTTAAAATATTCTAGGGTTTCATAAGTAAAACTAATTCCACCTTTATCTATTTCATATTTAGAAACAGAAAAATTATCAAAAGGCTCTATAGCAGCTTTAACCATATCATATCTCAATTCTGAATCTGTAACTATATTATTAAGTTTAAATGGTTGTTTTCCTGCTGGCATAAAAATAACTTCATCTAAATCTAATTGTTCTTTAGCTTCATAAGCTATATATAAATGTGCATAATGAATAGGATCAAATGTCCCACCTATTATACCATAACGTTTCATAAGCTTTCCTCCAAAAGTTAATTCATTTTTAGATTAAATTTCCTTTTTCATTATATCATGAAGGACTTAAAATATTATTTATATTATCTTAAATTTTAAAAAAGAAGCTATTTTTATCTAGCTTCTTTTATTAGTTGTTCCCAACAATATTAAATTTATTTAGTTGGTAATTCAATTTTTCTTTTTTTAAGATTACTTGATTGCTTATATAAAACTATTTTATTTCCAATTGCTTGAATTCCTTCACATTTAATTGCTTTACAAATCATATCTGAAGTTTCTCTAGTATCTAAGCCACTATTTTCTAGAACTTTTATTTTTATTAATTCTCTAGCTTCTAATGCCTGCTTAAGTTGTATTAAAAAGTTTTCTTCAACACCATTTTTACCAATTTGAAATATAGGTGTTAAATTATTAGCCAAGCCTCTTAAATAAGCTCTTTGTTTTCCTGTTATCATTTTTATGTTCCTCCTAAATTCTTTCTCAACATATTATGTTGTATTAATTTAATTATCCCAGGGGGTTTGAGACAGTTATGAGTTTTGAGTTATGAGTTCAGAGTTGTGGATGAAATTACTTCGTAATTTCTAAATTATATTTTTGAAACGCCTTAGGCGTTTCTACCATGACTCCTAACTCTTAACTCTTAACTGACTAAAGTACGTATTCAAATTCAAAGTCGTTTAATCTTACCATATCTCCATCTTTAATTCCCATTTCTCTAAGTTCATCAAAGATACCTTTATTTCTAAGAACTTTATGGAAATATCTTAATGAGTCAGCATCATTTACATTAACAGCGCTTAATAATCTGTCTACAAATGTACCTTCAACTACGTAAACATCATAACCTTCTTCTGCATTGTTTTCAACGGTAATCTCATAAGTAAATCTCTTTTCTTCTGGGATATACATTTCATCTTCTGCAATTTCTAATTCTTTAACTGGAATTTCTTTAAGCATTCTTGCTGCTTCTTTCATTACAGCTTCAACACCTTCATTTGTAGCTGCTGACATTTTAAACACTTTATCAAAGCCCATTTCTTGAACTTTCTTTTTAAAGTCTTCAAATACGCTTTCATCATAAAGCATATCACTCTTATTAGCTACTACTATTTGTGGTCTATCCCAAAGCTTAACAGAGTACTTTTTCAATTCTTCATTGATCTTTACAAAGTCTTCAAAAGGTTCTCTTCCTTCAATTCCTGAAATATCAACTACATGAATTAAAAGTCTTGTTCTTTCAATATGTCTTAAAAATTGTATTCCAAGACCAACACCTTCTGCTGCTCCTTCTATTATTCCTGGAATATCTGCCATTACAAATGGTTCAATGCCATTTACAGCAACTACTCCTAAATTAGGATTTAATGTTGTGAAGTGGTAATTTGCAATCTTTGGTTTTGCCTTTGTTGTCATAGAAAGAAATGTTGATTTTCCAACGTTAGGGAAGCCTAAAAGTCCAACGTCAGCAAGTAACTTTAATTCTAATACTATGTTTAATTCGTCTCCTGGCATTCCTGGTTCAGCATAATGAGGTGCTTGCTTTGTAGGTGTAGCAAATTTAACATTACCCTTTCCACCTTTTCCACCTCTAAGTAGAACTAATTCTTGACCTTTATGAGAAAGGTCTGCAATTATTTTATTGCTTTCAGCTTCTCTTATGATAGTTCCCATTGGTACTTTAATGTAAAGACTTTGACCATCTTTACCATAGCACTTTTGGCCTCCACCATTTTCACCTGGTTCTGCAATAAATCTCTTTTTATATTTAAAATCCATCAATGTAGTTATACCTGTCTCAACTTGGAAAATTATGCTTCCGCCTTTTCCTCCATCACCACCATCAGGACCGCCTAATGGTACATATTTTTCTCTTCTAAATGA
The window above is part of the Clostridium saccharoperbutylacetonicum N1-4(HMT) genome. Proteins encoded here:
- a CDS encoding response regulator transcription factor yields the protein MAYKILLVEDEKRMQEIIKDYFEIKECEVVCANDGIEALEVMESESFDLVLLDIMMPKLDGFSVCERIRKEKLEGSLNSSDIPIIFITAKSDEDDNLYGYKLGADDYITKPFSLKVLYAKCISLIKRSKGIMLEDKLYADEICLECKTHRVYVDNEEISLPKMEYDLLYYFIVNKNRIIEREQLLIKFWGYDFDGNDRVLDTHIKKLRRALGESAHHLHTIIKVGYKFEVRKDEN
- a CDS encoding LysR family transcriptional regulator encodes the protein MDFKQLNAFLAISKFQSFTKAAESLGYAQSSVTTQIKLLENELEVKLFERIGKNVTLTHEGKKLLPYAKQMLKLSNDVKNTVFNKETPSGTLTIGAAESLCVLRLPEILKEYKRLYPEVEVSLKFGSCSDFRYFLTDNIIDVAFSLGIKIDSDEFISEVEIPEPMLLLAYPGHPLINKKAILPADIENEPLILTETGCSYRAALENILTNCNVKPNVALETGSVQAIKQFTMSGLGITLLPKVAVEDEINSGKLIPLNWSGPDFQIISQVLYHKDKWISPALSEFLKLSKNFMESYFK
- a CDS encoding sensor histidine kinase, which translates into the protein MKTKKAFKSIFLKTALMFFTFYFIVAIVFTGIYYKSKVDENNTKFAYMQSVLQDRISDNINNIEYERLSENRNGLWWNDGKSENALNKDINNLAIINGEVSHFTSGFSKEMFSRTDLYNEDFNIIADSRNLLWIGREEIEKSKSDHCYVSRYIDLDKYFSEDEEIELFKYQNPNNSQGYFIKGQGYINGTEIIPEVLEIYKGSNDGPVTADEGIENGEKIKTYNFNVEGVQGLKKVDISDYFNPNWEIHYNSDIYNTANSSDLYKKIFQRYNNLKEPKGAEIKALVDENGHLNVRNNINKTFWKVNYDYINNLNINNHNYYLGLKADYYPWEDIIPKAIPLYLVSFIMVLAMTIILTKALYKTYEKQEMIEKNRRELTSAIAHELKTPLGIIRTYGEGLKEKIAEDKRDKYLDVIIDETYKMDKIVLEMLDLSKMEAKAYELKIEEFCINKLIEEILKKHEKIFDEKNIHINYSADKVYNLSADYMLIERVVNNLISNAVYHTEENKTISIILNNNTFNIENEGQHIPKDKINLIWDTFYRADSSRDRSERRTGIGLAIVKNILQLHSLSYGLENSEIGVKFWFKFSSV
- the nadD gene encoding nicotinate-nucleotide adenylyltransferase gives rise to the protein MKRYGIIGGTFDPIHYAHLYIAYEAKEQLDLDEVIFMPAGKQPFKLNNIVTDSELRYDMVKAAIEPFDNFSVSKYEIDKGGISFTYETLEYFKKKSINEDEESELFFITGADCLLNIEEWKEVEKIFSLATLVVFSRESMSQTEIVNRKKIIEDKFNKKIIYLELNKLEISSTEIRERVSQNKRIDFFVPKKVMDIISENSLYTK
- the obgE gene encoding GTPase ObgE; the encoded protein is MFIDKAKVFVKSGKGGDGAISFRREKYVPLGGPDGGDGGKGGSIIFQVETGITTLMDFKYKKRFIAEPGENGGGQKCYGKDGQSLYIKVPMGTIIREAESNKIIADLSHKGQELVLLRGGKGGKGNVKFATPTKQAPHYAEPGMPGDELNIVLELKLLADVGLLGFPNVGKSTFLSMTTKAKPKIANYHFTTLNPNLGVVAVNGIEPFVMADIPGIIEGAAEGVGLGIQFLRHIERTRLLIHVVDISGIEGREPFEDFVKINEELKKYSVKLWDRPQIVVANKSDMLYDESVFEDFKKKVQEMGFDKVFKMSAATNEGVEAVMKEAARMLKEIPVKELEIAEDEMYIPEEKRFTYEITVENNAEEGYDVYVVEGTFVDRLLSAVNVNDADSLRYFHKVLRNKGIFDELREMGIKDGDMVRLNDFEFEYVL
- the yqeK gene encoding bis(5'-nucleosyl)-tetraphosphatase (symmetrical) YqeK; this translates as MLSIEEMKIYLKENLMEKRYIHTLGVAETAKKLAKLNGVSEEKAEIAGLAHDVAKNLSIEKMKNIIEQNGIILSKIEENNPSLWHSIIAHIEAKDKLKIEDEEILDAIRWHTTGKENMSTLTKIIYIADMIEPGRKFEGVEELRKVTFEDLDKGVYAGLNGSLKVLLVSNLLIDDNTIKARNYFLFNSNVKA
- a CDS encoding LCP family protein; amino-acid sequence: MRRRQKSKNKILWFLNIFRKDNDSVSVKEKIALGVISLIITFIIFSMLSGAYALMKIGSKSMPSSTKAASDKPVNILILGTDIGNVKQVDNQGDKRTDTIMVANYNPQNKTLHIVSIPRDTLINVNGKNAKINAAYEIGGYQKIKSEVENILNVNINYMVKIDYNAFDEIIDAIGGVDMEIDRNMIYDDEAQNLHINFKAGETAHLDGKKAEEFFRWRKNNDGSGFANGDLDRIENQHKFISSVVSKCTSPLIIFRMPGIMSAIGNNVETNMSSFEVLSYGTKFMGLKKDNVIMSTIAGTPKTLNGQSYLIFDKNANKSLLSSLASSEVPSSLKNLTSSESKSDIKIKIINGTKTSGLAAKAAEKLKNAGYTKVDTGNGEASEKSVVLSNDSENVNEIKQVLNINEVDKKENKAEYNDYDVIIVLGKKNN
- the yhbY gene encoding ribosome assembly RNA-binding protein YhbY, whose product is MITGKQRAYLRGLANNLTPIFQIGKNGVEENFLIQLKQALEARELIKIKVLENSGLDTRETSDMICKAIKCEGIQAIGNKIVLYKQSSNLKKRKIELPTK
- a CDS encoding RluA family pseudouridine synthase, whose translation is MSILEKHVDKIEQGTKIREYLKTELGLSTRLIRSASINQKIFVNDKVVKMNRVLNPGEIIKIDLAKDESQDIAPEKMDIDIVYEDEDILVVNKKPFMVVHPTKSYQSGTLANGVINYFMESGQNYIVRLVSRLDMNTSGLIIIAKNQFSHGMLSKEMTENKVEKRYLAIVHGIMKEKQGTIDLPIYKPEGIEMGTRRVIDERGQRSITHYKVVEEFKAASLVECKLETGRTHQIRVHLGHLGHSIYGDVLYGDGDNEGDLIKRQALHAYGLNFKSPRSGEELALRAELPEDMKELISKLR